A single genomic interval of Sesamum indicum cultivar Zhongzhi No. 13 unplaced genomic scaffold, S_indicum_v1.0 scaffold00109, whole genome shotgun sequence harbors:
- the LOC105178853 gene encoding eukaryotic peptide chain release factor GTP-binding subunit ERF3A isoform X1: protein MSELDQTLPRPDIEEDIKALQLDSSAEDGVTANADDGKPDVVINSDETDVGLTDVAHPNSKPVQDEPEVVVEVKEKEAPPPDDLEDEVEDQKKRHLNVVFIGHVDAGKSTIGGQTLFLSGQVDERTIQKYEKEAKDKSRESWYMAYIMDTNEEERAKGKTVEVGRAHFETETTRFTILDAPGHKSYVPNMISGASQADIGVLVISARKGEFETGYERGGQTREHVQLAKTLGVSKLLVVVNKMDEPTVKWSKERFDEIESKMVSFLKSSGYNVKKDVQFLPISGLLGTNMKTRVEKSVCPWWNGPCLFEALDAIEVPLRDPKGPFRMPIIDKFKDMGTVVMGKIESGSVREGDSLLVMPNKVPVKVLGIYCDEDKVRRAGPGENLRVRVSGIEEEDIIAGFVMCSVAKPIHAVSEFVARLQILDTIDNAIFCAGYKAVLHIHAVVEECEIVELMLQIDPKTKKTMKKKPLFVKKGAVVVCRVQVNNLICVEKFSDFAQLGRFTLRTEGKTVAVGMVTDLPTASE from the exons CTGAAGATGGTGTCACGGCTAATGCAGACGATGGGAAGCCTGACGTAGTTATCAATTCTGATGAAACGGATGTAG GCTTGACGGATGTGGCACATCCTAACTCCAAACCAGTGCAAGACGAGCCAGAAGTTGTTGTAGAAG TCAAAGAAAAGGAAGCCCCTCCTCCAGATGATCTTGAAGATGAGGTGGAGGATCAAAAGAAGCGACACTTGAATGTTGTATTTATTGGTCATGTTG ATGCTGGGAAGTCGACAATTGGAGGGCAAACATTATTTCTCAGTGGTCAGGTTGATGAGCGAACCATCCAAAAGTATGAAAAAGAAGCTAAAGATAAAAGTAGAGAGAGTTG GTATATGGCTTATATCATGGACACAAATGAAGAGGAGAGGGCTAAG GGAAAAACAGTTGAAGTAGGAAGAGCGCACTTTGAAACAGAAACGACCAGATTTACTATATTGGATGCCCCG GGTCACAAAAGCTATGTACCTAACATGATCAGTGGGGCATCACAAGCAGATATAGGTGTACTT GTAATTTCTGCTCGGAAGGGAGAATTTGAAACAGGTTATGAGAGAGGTGGACAGACACGTGAACATGTGCAACTAGCTAAGACATTGGGAGTCTCTAAGCTTCTGGTTGTTGTGAACAAAATGGATGAGCCAACTGTTAAATGGTCAAAAGAAAG ATTTGATGAGATTGAGTCGAAAATGGTATCATTTCTGAAGTCTTCAGGTTATAATGTGAAAAAAG ATGTTCAGTTTCTTCCGATATCTGGTCTTCTGGGGACAAATATGAAAACCAGAGTGGAGAAAAGTGTATGCCCATGGTGGAATGGTCCATGCCTTTTTGAAGCGCTTGATGCTATTGAAGTTCCACTGCGTGATCCAAAGGGTCCATTCAG AATGCCTATTATTGACAAGTTTAAAGACATGGGAACTGTTGTCATGGGAAAAATAGAATCTGGGAGTGTTCGTGAAGGTGATAGTTTGCTCGTCATGCCAAATAAG GTACCTGTGAAGGTCCTTGGCATCTACTGTGATGAAGACAAAGTAAGGCGTGCAGGACCTGGTGAAAACTTGCGAGTAAGGGTGTCTGGGATTGAGGAGGAGGATATCATAGCTGGTTTTGTTATGTGTAGTGTTG CAAAACCAATACATGCTGTTTCTGAGTTTGTTGCCCGCTTACAGATTCTGGACACAATTGATAAT GCAATCTTTTGTGCTGGTTACAAGGCTGTTCTACACATCCATGCAGTAGTGGAGGAATGTGAAATTGTTGAACTGATGCTGCAGATTGatccaaaaaccaaaaaaactATGAAAAAGAAACCTCTCTTTGTTAAGAAAGGTGCTGTTGTTGTATGCCGTGTTCAG GTAAATAACTTGATATGCGTTGAGAAGTTCTCTGATTTTGCACAGCTTGGACGATTCACTCTTCGTACTGAAG GGAAAACTGTTGCTGTGGGAATGGTGACTGATCTCCCTACTGCAAGTGAATAG
- the LOC105178853 gene encoding eukaryotic peptide chain release factor GTP-binding subunit ERF3A isoform X2, protein MSELDQTLPRPDIEEDIKALQLDSSGLTDVAHPNSKPVQDEPEVVVEVKEKEAPPPDDLEDEVEDQKKRHLNVVFIGHVDAGKSTIGGQTLFLSGQVDERTIQKYEKEAKDKSRESWYMAYIMDTNEEERAKGKTVEVGRAHFETETTRFTILDAPGHKSYVPNMISGASQADIGVLVISARKGEFETGYERGGQTREHVQLAKTLGVSKLLVVVNKMDEPTVKWSKERFDEIESKMVSFLKSSGYNVKKDVQFLPISGLLGTNMKTRVEKSVCPWWNGPCLFEALDAIEVPLRDPKGPFRMPIIDKFKDMGTVVMGKIESGSVREGDSLLVMPNKVPVKVLGIYCDEDKVRRAGPGENLRVRVSGIEEEDIIAGFVMCSVAKPIHAVSEFVARLQILDTIDNAIFCAGYKAVLHIHAVVEECEIVELMLQIDPKTKKTMKKKPLFVKKGAVVVCRVQVNNLICVEKFSDFAQLGRFTLRTEGKTVAVGMVTDLPTASE, encoded by the exons GCTTGACGGATGTGGCACATCCTAACTCCAAACCAGTGCAAGACGAGCCAGAAGTTGTTGTAGAAG TCAAAGAAAAGGAAGCCCCTCCTCCAGATGATCTTGAAGATGAGGTGGAGGATCAAAAGAAGCGACACTTGAATGTTGTATTTATTGGTCATGTTG ATGCTGGGAAGTCGACAATTGGAGGGCAAACATTATTTCTCAGTGGTCAGGTTGATGAGCGAACCATCCAAAAGTATGAAAAAGAAGCTAAAGATAAAAGTAGAGAGAGTTG GTATATGGCTTATATCATGGACACAAATGAAGAGGAGAGGGCTAAG GGAAAAACAGTTGAAGTAGGAAGAGCGCACTTTGAAACAGAAACGACCAGATTTACTATATTGGATGCCCCG GGTCACAAAAGCTATGTACCTAACATGATCAGTGGGGCATCACAAGCAGATATAGGTGTACTT GTAATTTCTGCTCGGAAGGGAGAATTTGAAACAGGTTATGAGAGAGGTGGACAGACACGTGAACATGTGCAACTAGCTAAGACATTGGGAGTCTCTAAGCTTCTGGTTGTTGTGAACAAAATGGATGAGCCAACTGTTAAATGGTCAAAAGAAAG ATTTGATGAGATTGAGTCGAAAATGGTATCATTTCTGAAGTCTTCAGGTTATAATGTGAAAAAAG ATGTTCAGTTTCTTCCGATATCTGGTCTTCTGGGGACAAATATGAAAACCAGAGTGGAGAAAAGTGTATGCCCATGGTGGAATGGTCCATGCCTTTTTGAAGCGCTTGATGCTATTGAAGTTCCACTGCGTGATCCAAAGGGTCCATTCAG AATGCCTATTATTGACAAGTTTAAAGACATGGGAACTGTTGTCATGGGAAAAATAGAATCTGGGAGTGTTCGTGAAGGTGATAGTTTGCTCGTCATGCCAAATAAG GTACCTGTGAAGGTCCTTGGCATCTACTGTGATGAAGACAAAGTAAGGCGTGCAGGACCTGGTGAAAACTTGCGAGTAAGGGTGTCTGGGATTGAGGAGGAGGATATCATAGCTGGTTTTGTTATGTGTAGTGTTG CAAAACCAATACATGCTGTTTCTGAGTTTGTTGCCCGCTTACAGATTCTGGACACAATTGATAAT GCAATCTTTTGTGCTGGTTACAAGGCTGTTCTACACATCCATGCAGTAGTGGAGGAATGTGAAATTGTTGAACTGATGCTGCAGATTGatccaaaaaccaaaaaaactATGAAAAAGAAACCTCTCTTTGTTAAGAAAGGTGCTGTTGTTGTATGCCGTGTTCAG GTAAATAACTTGATATGCGTTGAGAAGTTCTCTGATTTTGCACAGCTTGGACGATTCACTCTTCGTACTGAAG GGAAAACTGTTGCTGTGGGAATGGTGACTGATCTCCCTACTGCAAGTGAATAG